One window from the genome of Nitrosospira multiformis encodes:
- the cutA gene encoding divalent-cation tolerance protein CutA — translation MEFILIITHLPDKERAMALAHRLIEERLAACVNVMADCTSVYRWQGKNETASEVPVLIKTLAQHYARLEQLIMSMHPYELPEIIAVPVTNGLPAYLKWIADETLVSDKK, via the coding sequence ATGGAATTCATACTTATCATTACCCATTTGCCCGATAAAGAACGGGCCATGGCACTGGCTCACAGGCTGATAGAGGAGCGACTGGCAGCTTGCGTCAATGTGATGGCAGATTGTACTTCCGTGTACCGCTGGCAGGGAAAAAACGAAACCGCCAGCGAGGTGCCGGTTCTCATCAAAACCCTGGCGCAGCATTACGCCCGGTTAGAGCAGTTGATAATGTCGATGCATCCTTACGAACTACCCGAAATCATTGCTGTCCCAGTAACGAATGGTTTGCCCGCTTATTTGAAGTGGATTGCCGACGAAACGTTGGTCTCAGATAAAAAATGA